The Engystomops pustulosus chromosome 4, aEngPut4.maternal, whole genome shotgun sequence genome contains a region encoding:
- the LOC140128866 gene encoding hemagglutinin/amebocyte aggregation factor-like yields MFYEADGVEIIFEAAREAKCVEPLKWQTCYTDPFTIVCPSQETIDSINSTHSDEYEDRVWALSCKRNLPKSGQCYWTPYVNDYDGLLNYNCPLGEALSGLHSEYNTYYEDRRWKFYCCETNVQYIVGCQETVYVNGFDSEMNFKVPDGYVLVGAFSEHNNYFEDRKWKFRYCKSQ; encoded by the exons ATGTTCTATGAGGCAG ATGGAGTAGAAATTATCTTTGAGGCAG CGCGAGAAGCAAAATGTGTTGAACCTTTAAAGTGGCAGACCTGCTATACAGATCCTTTCACGATTGTGTGTCCAAGTCAGGAAACCATTGACTCAATAAACAG TACACATAGCGATGAGTATGAAGACAGAGTTTGGGCGCTTAGTTGCAAGAGAAATCTCCCTAAATCCGGGCAATGCTATTGGACGCCTTATGTCAATGACTATGATGGATTGCTAAACTATAACTGCCCACTAGGTGAAGCACTCTCAGGTCTTCATAGTGAGTATAACACTTACTACGAAGACCGAAG ATGGAAATTTTACTGTTGTGAAACAAATGTACAATACATCGTCGGATGCCAAGAGACCGTCTACGTGAACGGATTTGATTCTGAAATGAATTTCAAAGTCCCAGATGGATATGTCCTGGTGGGAGCATTCAGCGAACATAACAATTACTTTGA agacagaaaATGGAAGTTCCGATATTGTAAATCCCAATAA
- the LOC140128865 gene encoding hemagglutinin/amebocyte aggregation factor-like, which translates to MDILHTLLYMSLLIGGVEMGVRKAREAKCAESGEWLNCYRDPIVFECKNQETIDSISSIHSDKYEDRVWAFSCKRNLPISGRCYWTPYVNDYDGLLNYNCPIGEALSGLHSEYNTYYHDRRWKFYCCGTNVRYIAGCQGTDYVNGFDSEMNFTVPDGYVLVGAFSEHKNYFEDRKWKFRYCKSQ; encoded by the exons ATGGACATCCTCCACACGCTCCTCTACATGTCCCTCCTCATAG GTGGAGTAGAGATGGGAGTACGGAAAG CACGAGAAGCAAAATGTGCTGAATCTGGAGAATGGCTAAACTGTTATAGAGATCCTATCGTCTTTGAGTGTAAAAATCAAGAAACTATCGACTCAATCAGCAG TATACATAGCGATAAGTATGAAGACAGAGTTTGGGCGTTTAGTTGCAAGAGAAATCTCCCTATATCCGGGCGATGCTATTGGACGCCTTATGTCAATGACTATGATGGATTGCTAAACTATAACTGCCCAATAGGTGAAGCACTCTCAGGTCTTCATAGTGAGTATAACACTTACTACCATGACCGAAG ATGGAAATTTTACTGTTGTGGAACAAATGTACGATACATCGCCGGATGCCAAGGGACCGACTACGTCAACGGGTTTGATTCTGAAATGAATTTTACGGTCCCAGATGGATATGTCCTGGTGGGAGCATTCAGCGAACATAAGAATTACTTTGA agacagaaaATGGAAGTTCCGATATTGTAAATCCCAATAA